The Salvelinus fontinalis isolate EN_2023a chromosome 24, ASM2944872v1, whole genome shotgun sequence genome has a segment encoding these proteins:
- the parlb gene encoding presenilins-associated rhomboid-like protein, mitochondrial, with protein MAWRGCVLRWARADIISTATRGNRFTLNTQQRCGFRKAAKETKTKKGVIEETGPSHTEPNEGLIHKRGASPPVEPSVANTHPRRFGRLVKPLVFTIGFTACSFGTAAIWQYESLKSRVQSYFDEVRAEGLEKLRPQKQEDLRKWINKWWNSLSEGQRTVTGIIAANAVVFCCWRVPSLQRSMIKYFTSNPASKTLCFPMLLSTFSHYSFFHMAANMYVLWSFSSSIVSMLGREQFMAVYMSAGVISTLFSYVCKTASGRLGPSLGASGAIMTVLAAVCTKMPEAKLAIIFLPMYAFSAGNALKAIVAMDTAGLVLGWRYFDHAAHLGGAIFGIWYIMYGHELIWKNREPLVKVWHDLRTKGPGGGGNGGSGPL; from the exons ATGGCGTGGAGGGGTTGCGTTTTAAGATGGGCTAGGGCTGACATCATTAGTACAGCAACCAGAGGAAACAG ATTCACCCTCAACACTCAACAGAGATGTGGCTTCAGGAAAGCAGCGAAGGAGACAAAGACCAAGAAGGGGGTCATAGAGGAGACGGGGCCCTCACACACAGAGCCCAATGAAGGGCTCATCCACAAGAGGGGTGCATCTCCCCCCGTGGAGCCCTCAGTGGCAAACACACACCCCAGGAGATTTGGCAGACTGGTCAAGCCCCTGGTGTTCACAATAGGG TTTACAGCCTGTTCATTTGGCACAGCGGCCATCTGGCAGTATGAGTCACTAAAGTCCCGGGTCCAGAGCTACTTTGACGAGGTCCGGGCCGAGGGTCTGGAGAAACTACGGCCGCAGAAACAGGAGGATCTTCGCAAATGG ATCAACAAGTGGTGGAACAGCTTGAGTGAGGGACAACGTACTGTTACAG GGATCATAGCTGCTAATGCCGTGGTGTTTTGCTGTTGGAGAGTGCCATCCCTCCAGCGCTCTATGATCAAATACTTCACATCCAACCCTGCCTCCA AAACCCTGTGTTTCCCCATGCTTCTGTCCACGTTCAGCCACTACTCCTTCTTCCACATGGCGGCCAACATGTATGTCCTCTGGAGCTTCTCCTCCAGCATCGTCTCTATGCTAGGCAGGGAGCAGTTCATGGCCGTCTACATGTCTGCAG GTGTTATCTCTACGCTGTTCAGCTATGTGTGTAAGACAGCCAGCGGGCGCTTAGGTCCCTCTCTTGGAGCG TCAGGAGCCATCATGACAGTCTTGGCTGCCGTCTGTACCAAAATGCCAGAGGCTAAGCTGGCAATCATCTTCCTACCGATGTATGCTTTCTCTGCAGGCAAT GCATTGAAAGCCATAGTAGCTATGGACACAGCTGGCCTAGTTTTAGGATGGCGGTACTTCGACCACGCGGCCCATCTAGGCGGAGCTATTTTTGGCAT CTGGTACATCATGTATGGCCACGAGCTGATATGGAAGAATCGCGAGCCTCTAGTGAAGGTGTGGCACGACCTTAGGACGAAGGGTCCTGGTGGGGGAGGAAACGGTGGCAGCGGCCCCCTGTAG